The sequence below is a genomic window from Salminus brasiliensis chromosome 6, fSalBra1.hap2, whole genome shotgun sequence.
TGctatgcattattattttttattttttattttttttgaaaaTCAATAGTATTTTAGCCGAAATACATACAACACTGTGGCACTAATGAGAAACAACCTATGAATTTATGATTCAATAGCATTTCCACCACATGATATAAAACAGTACATTCTGCTGTGAACAGCACAACAAAGTGGCACTAACTTTGCATTTTGTATGTAATGCAATATCtgctttaaatacatttttaaaaggttaaaattcAATAGTATTATAATTGTATACTATGAAATGCTGAAATCTTCTGTAAATGGTGCTAAACTGAGATACACATTGCATTTTGggtgctgttacactgtgaatttccccactgcgggactaataaaggactatcttatcttatcttatcttatcttatacaATACGTGCTTTAATAAACTCTAATACATACAGCACTAAAATTAACTGTTAGCAATTAGGTGACACTAATGACACACCATTGGATATAGGATATAATGCAATACCtgctttatataaaaaaaaaatgtaaatatatcttCTATTACATCTCAATCTGTCGTCCTTTTACGTTTGTGCCCAGTATGTTTCTTTGGCAATGATCCCTaacttccaaaaaaaaacaaaaaaacaaaaaaacaaaaaacaggagCTTTGAAAGCTTAACAAATCACACACTGACGTTACGAAATGGAAATGATGGCGTgcagttttattaaagatttatttaCTTAAAGGAACTACTCAAAACTGGTAAATATCGATCATCTAATAAGGATAACTTTACATCGGTCACTGTCAGAACTGATCCACAACATAACCACAAGTTTAACAACCAGATAATATAGTTTAACATTTTCAGCAACTGCATCTGGTTCACTTCTAAAGGATCAGTAAATATCAGTCGGATGAGGTCCGGGTCCGGGTGGccattttagtttagttttctttttttcagttggACTGCGAGTCTGTGAACAGTCGCAATTCAGAGATTTAGGAACCGGACTGagactctcagctctgtctctgaTCTGTGCTGCTTCTCTTCTCCAGAACACAGGAGTGGAACTCATTGATCAGGGTATTTGATCAGCTCGGCTCCTCTGCTGTTAAAGCTCTGGTGTGTGCAGTGTGATCAGGGTAGACTGTGTGAGCTGCTTACCTGATTTAACCAGAATATGAGAGGAGAATGTTTGTATATTGGGTGTGCAGTATCTGTCCCGCTCTCCTATTATCCGCTGTAATTCAGGGCCTTTGTTCAAGCGCTCTGCATTCTTCACTCCGTACTCAGTGTAGCCTACATACTCCCCCACAGTGCTGTTAAACCGTACATATGGATCCTTATTAAAGTAATAGCTAACAATGAATTCCACATCAGTCAGAGCCGCACTGAAGACACATTCTCCCACTGTGTATTCATTATATCCatctgaaaataaaataaaggaaaagaaaataaatcatCACATTAACAGAACTACCCAAGTAAGACaataaacaagaataaaaatattaaattaagaaATGACTCTTATCAGCTTATCAGCTTATCAGAACTGCAGGTGTAAAcagtttttgtgtgatttttctgttcactaaacactttttttaattttaacacaaaacagactttttaaaattaatattagaatacacccaaatacacataaagtcagttTCATTTATTAAAGGGTTTATTAGCCAGTTAAATATGAGCTAATGTTCTGGGGTGTCTCAGTGCTAAATTCAAAGCTGCTTATTTCCAATActaataaaaatatgattagTTGTTAACAATTACTAGTCTAAAACTATTCAGTATATTATTTGTTGTATTGTATGGCATCCTGTTGCACAGCATTGCATCCCCCACTGGCGATGTTTAACAAaacataattttatatattttttcctctCACTACAACACCCattattttattacaggaaTAAAAATATCCATcactgttttctgtttgtttgtctatcAACAGTTACAGTGGGGCCAAaaagtcagccactgattgtgccagttctcctacttagaaagatgagagaggcctgtaattttcaccataggtacacttcaactatgagagacaaaatgagataAAATCatattgtaggattttttacgaattaatttgtaaattatggtggaaaataagtatttggtcaataacaaaagttcaactcaatacttagtaacataacctttgttggcaaagACAGAGGACAAACGTTTGCTGTAAGTCTttaccaggtttgcacacactgtagctgctattttggcccattcctccatacagatctcctctagagcagggatgttttggggctgtcactgggcaacacagactttttttatggggttgaggtctggagactggctaggccactccaggaccttgacattttttttacagagccactccttcgttgcctgagcggtgtgtttgggatcattgtcatgctggaagacccagccccgttccatcttcaatgctctcactgatggaaggagattttggcttaaaatctcacgatacatgacCCCCTTCATTTTTAATCTAACACGGATCAGTCATCccgtcccctttgcagaaaaacacccccaaagcatgatgcttcctcccccatgcttcacagtaggtgtggtgttctttggatgcaactcagcattcttcttcctccaaacatgacgagtttagtttttaccaaaaagttctattttggtttcatctgaccacgtGATCTTCTCCAAATCCACTTCTGGATCAGCCTTATGCTCTCTGGGAAACTTCAGATAGGGGCCGGATTTGAGTCTCCTCGGCATAGTGTGTTATAGATAgtggtagcctttgtaacgttggtcccagctctctgcagatcattcatcaggtccctctgtgtgtttctgggatttttgtttaccgttctcatgatcatcATGACccccagatcgagggagatgatcaatggtcttgtatgtcttccattttcttacaattgctcccacagttgctTTATTCACACCAGCCTGCTGCCTATTGTAGATTAattcttcccagcctggtgcagatctacaattttcttcctggtgtcctttgacagctctttggtcttggccatggttaagtttggagtctgactgtttgaggctgtggacaggtgtcttttatacagataatgaggtcaaacaggtgcatTATTACAGGAATTGAGTGGAGGACAgcagagcttcttaaagaagttacaggtatGTGAGAGCCAggaatcttgcttgtttgtgggtgaccaaatacttattttccaccatattaaaaacaaatatttttttttattttgtctttcatagttgaagtgtacctatgatgaaaattacagacctctctcatctttctaagtctGATAATTTGCACAATCCATAGCTGACTAAACACTTTTTATAtgctgtatatactgtatatatgcaaGCCATATTTATTACTAGATAAAAAGTTTAAAACATTGTTCCATCTCCTAAAACTTACTAAATACTCTATATACACAATGGcaaatttttaaataaaatagtatatcAACAAAAGATTCAATATTGcatgttttgttttaattgggTTAATAACATAATTGTACAAATAAACATACCTGTTCTTAAGGACAGAGTCAGTAGGAGCAGCAGCTGTACAGTCAGGATCATCTTGTCTGGCTCTGAATCCAAACACTGAGAGAGTTCAGGAGAGAGAGTCTCAGATCACTGAGACACTGCAGTTcactgaccaatcagaagcTGATACACCACTGCATCACCTGTTACCAGACAGAGTCAGAAACGCATTTCAGAAGAGCTACAGAGAAACATATGCTAAATATGTGTTTACGCTTTTACTTAATAGATAATTCAAGAAGGCTTTATGTTCAATTTAATTTATTGAAAGTATACACATATTTATGTAGGTTTTACTAATAAAGTGAAATGGTTTTCACAGAGTGCAGCTCATTGCCAGGGGAATTAAGAGACATAAAGAAATCAATCAGTGTAGAAGGTATTAGAGACTGTACTGAAGTAGCAGGAGAgctttaaatgtataaaaaaaataaggtaGTGTAATACATCGAGGGGTCAGATttgtttgttcagttcagtgtgaTAAGGACAACTGGGGGCACCGTTTCAGACAACGTATGTTGTGACAAACTTGTCTTTGCTGATCATCTCCATCTGGGGTAAGTAGAAAAATAATGATCAGTTTACACTTTACTTAAATTAGCAGCATTCAATGAATGCATATTGAATCACACATATTAAAACTAATATACACAGTTGCATTTAACCACttcacaacattttaaaaacaaatacatttgaattttgTGCACAGGTGATGGGCAGAGGCAGGGTGGAGACAAATCTAGTGTGGATCAGTCCTATATGGAACAGTTCGCATGTGTCTGCTGACATCTAGAGGATAAATATTTAGTTGGGAGAGGAGGTTAGGATGTACATCCACATTTGACAAAACTATTTTAAACTTTCAGATTTTTCCAGATTACAGATACATTTCAGACTAAGCGCAATAAACTGTGAACTGAGAATaatctctgtttgtctgttgaACAAACTGATCAGTTCTTCTGTTAATGTGAATATTAATGTAAATCATTTAGTTGGACTAATAAGtagttaattatatatatatatatatatagtggatgGGTCAGTTTAACCCAGTGTGTACTGTATGTTATATACTGTAGCTTTGTGCTGTGAAAATGACTGAATCATGGTTGGTTTTATTTCAGCACTTTCTGAGTGTTGAGGTTAGAGACCACAGCTATGACATTACACTGAATCATCTGAGAATAACTGTATAACTGTAAATTTACTAAAAGCTAGTATTCATAATATTTTGTAGAGTAAGTAGTTTGAGGTTTTACTGCATTTGATATCAAACAGCTCATTATTACAGTTCTGTGCTGAGTGTGAAACACAGCCTgtgttttttgccttttttttctttctcactccACTCTGAGCAAATGAAAAGAGTTCAACATCAGTTTCTCCAAGATATCCACACTAATAATGAGTGATTTATGCTACCACGCCATACTGAACATGAAGATTGttcaataaacaacaaaaaaacataataaaatatattttattatttattgaagtTTCTAATCGCATTTCATTttccttttacatttttatttctgaTTTAATGTGCAGATTTCACTGTCATTGTCTTATAGAAAAAACAGTTAGtaaataaaaagatttttattatttttaaaactggttCACCTGGTTTACTCAATTAATCTTGATTTGCTTTGGCCAATCAAATAATTAGCATGTGCTCACAGTAAGTAAACATGGTATTGTAGAACATACATATATCAGCATTTCAGTTTCAGTAGCTTTAATTAGACCAGCAAAGGCTTAATTACATTAGACCCCAAATTACAGCCTGATACAAAACATTTATAGAAAAACTAAATTCACTGAGAAATGACAAAATACACAGTGGAGGAAAATCACTCAGACACACAGACGGGTTCTGATCTGTTTACAGTCGGACTCTCAGTTACAGTTGTTTCCTTTAACGAGAAAGAAAGTTCCAACAGCCACTCCCAGCAGTCCTGCAGCCAGACccactccacagaacacagaCCCTCCAACACCGGCACCGGGCAGCTCGACCTGCACATCTgtacaacacacatacacacacatacatagatgTTGTTACATTAGTTATAAGTATGTAGTTAATTTTGACTGAAACAGTGTCAGTGTGTTTCTCTGCTGTGTGGATCTGCTGCTTTAAGCAGTTCTCATTATTCCTGCTATGCAGCAGCAGGTGAATAAACTGGTGTAAatccaaaggtgtcaaaagtattgacattcatGACTCGGGTAGAAGTGGCAATACTAGGGTTTGAAAAGActtgtatagaagctgaagtatcgactgaagctttttactccagtaaaagtgtaaaagtactggtttcagaacgacttcaagtagaaaagtgaaagtaatggaaggaaaacaaaggctgaaagcttaggccgcgccacaggggtctatagtgcactaccccccccccccccccaccccaaaaacccatttctctaaaagccataatgaggagaatgatctattaaaatgttgatgttaaaaatgttgggctgcactaggctcctgtttcagctgcagatctgcccattgaaaatgaagcatttcagtaatatcagctctattaaaggagcgtctctgtgctctactgagcatcaacatgagcttcatggaggaaaatatgaggagtcgttgtctagaagttttgtaaagctgcagaaagtcagacttcagaggcgtgtgatcaataagctttattggagtgtaaatgtggggctcagtcaggacgtttcactgcagctctcttaagtctctgccacggacacagtcttcatactagactacagacgtctgctgtgagctcgctggagagtgacgggacgtgtgcaggtgtgatggatctcttataaaccaatagggagaatggtgtctgtttatacttctcatccaatcatgatcagactcacactttttatctggagagggtttttattgatgacgagccggaatgaaatcaaagggaaatgaaataggaggaacgaggctgtttttaaaatgtaaggaggagaaagttcagataattgggtgaaaatgtgagaagtaaaaagtctgaaaaataaataattactccagtaaagtttagataaccaacatttctacttaagtaagataacaaagtatttgtacgtcattacttgacacctctgtgTAAATCTCACCCCATGTTTTGGTCAGAGGTCTCTCCAGGGCCGAgtgctccacagtgcaggtgtagaTGTCTCCCTCCTCTGGAGTGAAGCTCAGATGAGAGACCAGGTTGAAGGTTCCGTCATCAGTAACGTAATATCTGCTCAGACTGGCTTCACCCGTCACATTTACATTGTTCCTGGACCAGGACACTCCGACACGTGCTGGGTAGAACCCAGTGATGTGGCAGATGAGGGTGTTTTTAGAGCCCAGCTGTACATCATCCTTGGAGTAGATTGAGGTTTGAGGAGCATCTGTGGAGAACGGCattcatgttttattaattgaCATTTtgatgcaaaaataatcattacttttctgctgcattatttaaatgtttttttacagacaAACTGATCAGAATATAACCACTTCAACACAAACGTAAAAGGAGTTTACATAATACAGTAATCACACTGTAGTTTCATTCATGTGTTTTTGATATAGTTATTTGTAATCACTGATATATATTTGGTGCACAGTCTCTGCTCCATGCttcattagtgtgtgtatgaggtgtgtgtgtagtgaagACCTTATTTTACCTTGTGGTTCTGCAGGATTTTTGTTAGCTTTTATAGAGTTTCGCAAGTTAGATTTGCAGACTTCTATATTAGCAACAGCTCCCTCATAGGCTCCTTCTTCATAGCTGAACGGATCTGCGAACTGTGGCAGAGTCACCTCTCCTTTCTGCTGAGTGAAATCAGCGTGCCACATCTCCTCTCCATCCAGACCATAAATCTGCTCTCTCTCCGTCTCAGAGCAGAGAAATAATGCGATATCCTTGTGCTGAACTGAGGAAACAAGAGAACACCaatcagtacacacacacacacacacacacacacacactctctctctttatctctctctcacatacacacacacacaaacatacacagacatacagtctctctctctctctctctctctctcacacacacacacacacacacactctctctctttatctctctctcacatacacacacacacactctctctctctctccctctccctctctatctctctctctcacacacacacacacactctctctctctctctatctctctctctcacacacacacacactctctctctctctctctctccctctctatctctctctctcacacacacacacgcacacactctctctctctctatctctctctctcacacacacacactctctctctctctcactctctctctctctcacacacacacacccactctctctcacacacacacaaacacacacacacacagtctctctctctcacacacacagtctctctctctcacacacacacagtctctctctttcacacacacacaccattacttTCTCtcgcgttctctctctctctctctctctctctcacacacacacacacactcacactcacagacattctcacacacactctctcacacacactatttctctctcacacacactttctcaaaCAGACAGTCTCactctcacatgcacacacactcaaacaagctcacacaaacacaccttttCTCTCACCTGCACAAACTATTTCTCTCAcaatatttttttctctctttcacacacactatttctcgctctttctcacacacacactgtttctctctctcacacacacacactcttataaacactcacacactatctctctctcacataaacacacactatttctttctcttacacacacactctcacattctcacacacactatttctctctctcacacacacactcacacactatttctctctctttaacacTATTTctttctcacatacacactcacacacactctcacacactctctcttacacagtatctctctctttcacacacacaattacacaatttttttctcacacacactattctctcacacacacactctcacacactatctcactctctgttacacactctcacacaatatttctctcacacacacagacacacacactatttctctctcacacacacgcacactctcacacataatttctctcttacacacatacacaactttCACACACTATTttcctcactctcacacactcttacaatTATTCTtacattatctctctctctcacatatacacacacacagtagagcAGAATAATGATGTAACTACAGTCATTTGATAAGATGTTATGTTAAATatgtttgcttctgtctaaaGTCTGCAGCATGtttataatgctgctttaaaaaaaacaatactgaTGCTGTTTATTCTTATGTAAACAAATGTGAGTGTGAGTAAACACAAAGGGCAACATCAAGGTCAGTAAAAAATATAGAGGTCATATCCTTATAATGTGCAATTAGTCTGTAAAGTATTAATCATAACAGCATcaacataaaaacaataaaggatTGTATCTGattttaaatgtaatgaatataaaatgaGAGCGTTGAACATATTGAATTAAAGTatgaatacaaatatttttttcatttgtatatgtctgtgtgagtgtgtgtgtgttaattcaattcagttcaactttattgtcattatactaatacaaggttgtacagtacaatcaAACACTTGCAAGGATATATTATAATAGACAAAACATGAGACAGGGTgcatagacaataagtacaataaatttaatatgatatgaatacaaatatgtgtatgtgcaaatgtgtgaaTAAAGGCTGGCTGGTTAAGGTCCATACTAAGTTACTACACTAAcagtaaaatggaataaatatgaAGAGTAGtaatgagctgtgtgtgtaaatgaagaCATTCAGGTGTGTATTCTGAGGTAAACCAGTCTGGTCTTGTAAACAGCATACTGGTCTTTCTCATACACACCTGTATTTCCTGTTTTATTCTAcccatgacacacacacatgctctatatatttattaaatttcactgataatatatatttttaaaacacaaacacacacacagagacatatACTAGTCCATTTTTCAAAAATATAATGAAAAAACATTTGTATTCCCAGTTCCTTTAATAAGTTCAAATGTCATTGATTAATGTgattgattcatttatttaaacttAAGATACTGGATTTTTAAATTCTGAGCTATAAGCATTACTGATCAAAAGTAAAACAACAAAGGACTGAGATAGCTAACTTTAGatgtaatgaatataaaattgacagtttaactttttaaatgaaattatgAGTACAAATGTTTTGCCATATTTTGAAATGCACTagcacacacagagaaacacacacagactcacacacttTCTATTTGTCTATTCATCACAAACGTTTACAAAAGGTAAAGAACTGCTGGTGTTTTAAAATTCTGaaattatgttaaaaaatagaaaatagagaTACAATATTTTGTTCCaacaacaaagacaaagatGTGGAGAATAGTGGTGTAATATGGTAATGATGACATAGGAATAAATGTGTTATAGACAGATGACATTAATGTGTGTACTGGTGAAGAAAGGCTCTCTCTTCAGAGCGTCTCATCAGAATCATCAGACCAAGGATTGTATGAaatgacagtaataataaaataataattatattaaagtGGTACTCATACTGAAATACTGAGCTTTACTGACCTTTAGCCTGTGTGGAGAGAAGAAGAGCACAGGTGAGAATCAGACACAGCTTCATGTTGATCAGCGAGGAGGAGATAAACTCAGACTCAtacaggagagagacagaactgAATAtagtccccctctctctctctctcgctctctgagaCGCTGCAGGAAAATCAGCCAATAGGATTATTACTTTCACTCTGTCTCAGTCGTATCTGGGTAACTTCAGTTTTCAGCGTCTCCAGAACTTCACACCAAGCAGAGGAACCAAAACTACAGAGTGAATTAAAACTAGTGTGATTTCAAACTACAGTCTGAATTAAAACTACAGTCTGAATTAAAACTACAGTGTGAATTAAAACtacagtttaaattaaaactacAACATGAATTAAAACTACAGCGTGAATTAAAACTACAGTGTGAATTAAAACtacagtttaaattaaaactacAGTGTGAATTAAAACTACAACATGAATTAAAACtacagtttaaattaaaactacAGTGTGAATTAAAACTACAGTGTGAATTAAAACTACAACATGAATTAAAACTACAGTGTGAATTAAAAGTACAGTGTGAATTAAAACTACAACATGAATTAAAACTACAGTGTGAATTAAAAGTACAGTGTGAATTAAAACTACAACATGAATTAAAACTACAGTGTGAATTAAAACtacagtttaaattaaaactacATCATGAATTAAAACTACAATGTGAATTAAAACTACAGTGTGAATTAAAACtacagtttaaattaaaactacAACATAAATTAAAACTACAGTGTGAATTAAAACTACAGGGTGAATTAAAACtacagtttaaattaaaactacAACATGAATTAAAACTACAGCGTGAATTAAAACTACAGTGTGAATTAAAACTACAACATGAATTAAAACTACAGGATGAATTAAAACtacagtttaaattaaaactacAACATGAATTAAAACTACAACATGAATTAAAACTACAGTGTGAATTAAAACTACAACATGAATTAAAACTACAGTGTGAATTAAAAGTACAGTGTGAATTAAAACTACAACATGAATTAAAACTACAGTGTGAATTAAAACtacagtttaaattaaaactacATCATGAATTAAAACTACAATGTGAATTAAAACTACAGTGTGAATTAAAACtacagtttaaattaaaactacAACATAAATTAAAACTACAGTGTGAATTAAAACTACATCATGAATTAAAACTACAGTGTGAATTAAAACTACATAATGAATTAAAACAACAGTGTGAATTAAACtacagtttaaattaaaactacAACATGAATTAAAACtacagtttaaattaaaactacATCATGAATTAAAACAACAGTGTGAATTAAACtacagtttaaattaaaactacAACATGAATTAAAACtacagtttaaattaaaactacATCATGAATTAAAACAACAGTGTGAATTAAACtacagtttaaattaaaactacAACATGAATTAAAACtacagtttaaattaaaactatAACATGAATTAAAACTACATTGTTAATTAGAACtacagtttaaattaaaactacAACATGAATTAAAACTACAGTTTGTAACGGTCACTTTAAGGTGGGGTACAGTGCGCATGTGCATGGAGAGTTTGGAGGAAAGCGCGggagagtgtgtgcgtatggTGAACTGTGCTGGGTTGTAGCCTGGGTTCTCCAGCTGGTGTTGTCTGGGAAGTTGTGACGAGCGAAGTGGAGGTGCTCTCATTGCTCATTAAAACCGTCTCTGAAACCCCTGCACGACGTGTTCCCTGCGTGTCTCTTAATGGAGCTAAGTATTCACCTCTCCACGAGAGCACCCACCTAACACCATACTTCCAGTCGTTACAAGTTCAAATTAAAACTACAACATGAATTAAAACTACAGTGTGAATTAAACTACAGTTTAATTTAAAACTACAGTGTGAATTAAAACAACAGCATGAGTGCACACACGCTAAAAGAATCCACTGCCACTTCAAGGACACAGACAATCAccaactacaggacaatgcctcCCTCCCTAATGCCCTAAACGACTCTGCACGTTTTGAGGCACATAATGACATGTCGGCGAGGAAGACCACGTCCAAGCCAGACGAGTAGGTGTTGTGTCTGATTGCGGTGGATGTGAGGAAAACTCAGAGTCAACCCATGTAAAGCTACAGAACCAGATGGCAGAGTGCTCAGGGAATGTGCAGAATAGCTGATGAATGTTCCCACTGACATTTTCAACACCTCCCTGAGCAGTTCCACGAACACAAcatgcctcaagaccaccaccatcatcttGGTGCCAAAGAAGTCCAcagtgtcctgcctcaatgactaccgtccagTTGCACTCACTCCCATCATTGTAACGCTCCAGACAAAGTCAGGAGCTTGCAGATGTAAAAGGCGAAAGAGGCTTTACTAACAGATTTACAATTCATAGTTCATAGTAGTCACACAAGCAAGGTTCAGTTCCAGAATGTAAGCAAACAAAATCACACCACACATATAATCCAACAAGGGTGAGGCAGAGACGTAGCTGAAAATACAAGTATAGGGTCGAAATCCGAAATCCAGTACACCAGTAAATAGTCCAATGAGAAAGGCAAAAAGGTTATGTCAAAATACAAATGCAATGGTCATACACAATAAAGGAATACACAATAAATTACGCTTAGTAGATCAAGAAAAGAGTGATGTAATACTTCACACCGAACtagtcaacagtccaggcttaAATACTAAATGAACGTCATATGAACAACAACACAGGTGATACAGATTAGAATTCCGGAGAACAGGAACGTAGATGATCAGTCAGATTATCTCCTAGGGGAGTCTGGGTGATTAAGTACAATGAGGCAACAGGCTGAGGCGTGACAATCAttatgaagtgcttcgagaagctagacatgaggaacatcaagacccaactgcccCCTTCACTGGACCCCCTGGAATTTGCATATCATCCCAACCGCTCCGCAGACAATGCCATCAACACTatgctccatctctctctcccactcagAGAAGAAGGACACTTACACCATTCAACACCATCGTCCCACATCGCAAAGTTAAGCCTGGTGGGCCTCAACACCTCACTCTGCAACTGGGAGGCCCCAATCAGGCTGGgaacagcatctccag
It includes:
- the LOC140557775 gene encoding H-2 class II histocompatibility antigen, A-U alpha chain-like, which codes for MKLCLILTCALLLSTQAKVQHKDIALFLCSETEREQIYGLDGEEMWHADFTQQKGEVTLPQFADPFSYEEGAYEGAVANIEVCKSNLRNSIKANKNPAEPQDAPQTSIYSKDDVQLGSKNTLICHITGFYPARVGVSWSRNNVNVTGEASLSRYYVTDDGTFNLVSHLSFTPEEGDIYTCTVEHSALERPLTKTWDVQVELPGAGVGGSVFCGVGLAAGLLGVAVGTFFLVKGNNCN